TTGTTCATGCTGATGAGCTTTTTTGCAATGGATATCTCAAGCCTCTCTTTGTTGATCCACTGAAAGTTGATACTTACGAGGTCTCAGATTCAAACTCAGCCATTCCTTCCTCTTCACATACGCCAAAAGCTGTGGTCTCTGTTAGGAAAACTCGTTCTTCTTCATTGAGAAGGTGCCGGACATTATCAAAGCAAATATTTCAGAAGTATTTTGAATTTCTCAGGCCATTGTATAGAAGAATTCGAGGTCACAGGTCAAGTTCTAGAGCTGAAAGTATGGATACTAATGTCCAGGTTGTGAAGAGCTGGTTATATTCAGCTGAAACATCTCCTAGAATAAGTGTAGCTTACTCTGTTGACGATTGGCGGAGGTCTTGCGACTCTGAGAGCTCAATTTATGAGGCAGTTCTTCATTGCAAAAGATCCATTGGCAAGTAGATCTTAAATACTTTTGTCTCATCAAAatgatttttttatcaatttatacATCATTGTTTCATTATAATGATTTTGGACAAATGATCAGCTTCTGATATTCTTTATCGCTGTGTAATTTTCAGGGAAATAAATTGAGACCATTGtacaaaagaaaagtaaaagaagaaaagggaaagaaagaataGAAGACAAATGAGAAATGTCCATATTCACATGGGAAGACAGAAAACAAGAGAAATAAACAAAGATCAAcagccactttttttttttttttttgtcttatcCTCTGCTATGAGGATAATGTAACTTTGGTTTATGATGGAGGAGAAACTGTGTGGATGGTCGGCCATGGAAATTCTGGCCAGCTGAGGGAGAAAAAGAATTGAAGAcaaattaaaatttgtttttGCCTTTTTTTCTGTTTGGGAGGAGAGTTATCAAATACGAAGATTCTCTCCCTTATATCTGTAAAGTTTCACTTAATAAGATGAAGATTATTCTATTCATGGCATATCTCCATTATTTCTTCTATTGTTTCAGAGTTGCAGAGTTTGTCTTGAAGCcattttccttttttgaattttCATCACTGGCTTTGAGAAATGacctttcaattttaaatttgttattaGTTGAAATTTCACAGAACCAGTTTACTAAACAACTTGAAAGGAAACTTAGAAATTTCTTCATCCTGTTATAGTTTAAGTTGAAGTGGCAAGTGATTATCTTTTTGGTCTGACTGAATTAATTTAGGTTGTGCAATAAGTACAAGTTTCAAGTCCTGGAAGCCAACCTTGTTGAAAATGGCAACAGGTCAGGGGAATTTTTGTTTCCAAATGGAGGTAGTTCATGTGGAACTCAATCCTAATTTTTAacaatttattatttcattttctgaccttgcattgagttGGTAAAAATTGACTTGCTACTGCAACTCACAGAAATTAACTGATACTGAGATTTGAATAAAAGGAGTATACTCTGATCTTACTTTGAAACTTTATATCTAGAAACATAAAACTCCCTGtcctgtgatatatatatatatatatatatatatatatcaattctaCTCTCATTACAAGAATATTCATGATCTATTTCTTTTAACTAAGGCaaatcttaaattaaatattGCCTAGTAGTTTTACTTTGTCTCTGTAACAACTGGCATGGTATCAGACAACTGTTTATTTCTCCCATGCCTGccctcttttttttaaaaaaaaaaaaaccaaaaattgaaattatcTCACATGTTTTTCTGACAATTTTTTATATTAACTAAGGGAAGTTAGGTATATCATATAATACCTTTTTTTTGATAAATCCCTTAACATTTCCAAATGGGGCTATACAACCAATCTGTAATTGATACTGTTTGATTAGTTATAACTCATGACAACTGGTTCTTTGCATGTACATTTTTACCAAAACATTTAACCAAGTTCTTGATTccatatgaaaagaaaaacagttTTGATTGTGAGAGAGAATTTTGGATGAGAAACTCTTTGATTCCAAATATTGATAAATATCATTCCAGCAAGCAGTTAATCTAGCAATGAAATAGAACAGAGATGAAACAAGTTGATACAATAAGAAAAACTTCTCTCCACGTTTCATTTATTCAGCTAGTTCTTTAAGTCAGTATCTTAGCTTTTTCCCACCAATGACAAACAAAGAAacattcctttcttttatttctcaTCATCTCTAGATACCCATTTGGCTCAAATGCtactaggaattaaaaacttccaTTCTTTTCTTGTGCATTGCCAGAGTACGAACTGAAGAAAAGAAACTTGCagtgaagataaaaaaaaaattctgaagaAAGGTAGCATATGATTCAATCCTGGGAAACTTCGAATCCAAGGTTCCTTCAAGGGACAGTTTGCATGTGTGTTGTTAGTATTAGTTATATGGTAGACCCCTCGAGCATTGCGCATACTGAACTTCAAGCTGATTTTTGGAGCACAATCATGGCTTTGAACTGTGTGCCCATATATTTGCAGCAGTATTGCAGCATACAGTTTGCTGCCTTGTTGTATAATTAAGgctgatttttttattaattgttaTTTTTTTGTAATTCACCGAAGTTGTTAATTAGATTCTTGGATTGATAATGATTGGATGTTGGGAATTATTAAGGAAAATGCTAACTAACTCCCACCAAAATGTAGGCAAGAATTGCAGCGACATGATTTGCCATGTACAAGTTTATCTCTCTTTCTGAATTTCACTGCAGCTATGAGTACCTGCTGATTAAAGCTGCAATTCTAATaagtaacttgattacatttttcAATAGAAAAGCAAGGGTCATTCTATCCAATACAAGGGAGAAGAGTGCATTTCTGGTCCCCTCAGGAATGGGGTCCAAAATTGAAGGGTTTTCCCAAAAAACATAACCAAGCATAGTTGGCCTAATTTAAGCCTTTAATACATTAAGAGAAATGGCTCAGGATGAGACGTTGATAACATGTGAAAAAGCAGGATAGGGAGACAGTGATAAAATGTGCTAGGAGAAGTGCCAAAGTAGGATAGCAttgattttcttttttatatCTACAGCATTTTTTGTCTTCCTCGTTGGATTTTTGTGCTTCTCCACAAAAGTAGCAATTAACCAAGCTAAGGGTAGCTTTTACGGAttttgtttttctcttgtatCTATATCGACATAGTTGTGGGGACCGAGACCTCATTCATGCTACTTGTCGCTGCTCTGGATTCTTCAATCGCTGTAGCGACTAACAAGACGCTGCCACTCCATTTCACCAAAAACATTGCATGGAGAGCTTCAGGATGAGGATATGGGTAATGGGTGTGCGCTAGCTTCTGCAATTATGTCCTCATAATATATTTAGGACACAagattttagagtggaaactgatCAACCTTAGGGATCATATATCAGTAACTTGTGCCTTGATTCAATGAGACAAATGCCTAGACAAAGTAAATAAGCACCCAAGAAACGGAATTTAATAACTGATTTAAAAAGACCAATATCAAGAATCAAGATGCAAACTTCATAAGCAAGCAACAGGATTTGGAGGATTTTCTGGAACAAGCCATGAATTGATTGAAACAAACAGAGCAGGGGGACCAAGGCGTCATTCCATGCCATATGTCGGATGAATTCAGTCTAAGGTCAGTGTTACAAGCTTCAGGACAATGAATACTTCATATAACTTGTTTCTTTCTACATACGTTAGTGATTAGGTAGTGGGCAGGGTCTATATCAGCTTAGTTGT
Above is a genomic segment from Hevea brasiliensis isolate MT/VB/25A 57/8 chromosome 17, ASM3005281v1, whole genome shotgun sequence containing:
- the LOC110658218 gene encoding probable membrane-associated kinase regulator 6 isoform X1, with the protein product MREDCKYCFLECSFLIIPMLHFLLFNGSFLPPHPLERRLPSMETSQPLSIESFSYRWLVNLKPSLESLDNSLRASLDASDEASFIEMDPKMPPSKRFFRNSQDFKFDFPISQSPLTVVHADELFCNGYLKPLFVDPLKVDTYEVSDSNSAIPSSSHTPKAVVSVRKTRSSSLRRCRTLSKQIFQKYFEFLRPLYRRIRGHRSSSRAESMDTNVQVVKSWLYSAETSPRISVAYSVDDWRRSCDSESSIYEAVLHCKRSIGK
- the LOC110658218 gene encoding probable membrane-associated kinase regulator 6 isoform X3 — its product is METSQPLSIESFSYRWLVNLKPSLESLDNSLRASLDASDEASFIEMDPKMPPSKRFFRNSQDFKFDFPISQSPLTVVHADELFCNGYLKPLFVDPLKVDTYEVSDSNSAIPSSSHTPKAVVSVRKTRSSSLRRCRTLSKQIFQKYFEFLRPLYRRIRGHRSSSRAESMDTNVQVVKSWLYSAETSPRISVAYSVDDWRRSCDSESSIYEAVLHCKRSIGK
- the LOC110658218 gene encoding probable membrane-associated kinase regulator 6 isoform X2, which codes for MLHFLLFNGSFLPPHPLERRLPSMETSQPLSIESFSYRWLVNLKPSLESLDNSLRASLDASDEASFIEMDPKMPPSKRFFRNSQDFKFDFPISQSPLTVVHADELFCNGYLKPLFVDPLKVDTYEVSDSNSAIPSSSHTPKAVVSVRKTRSSSLRRCRTLSKQIFQKYFEFLRPLYRRIRGHRSSSRAESMDTNVQVVKSWLYSAETSPRISVAYSVDDWRRSCDSESSIYEAVLHCKRSIGK